Proteins from a genomic interval of Chanodichthys erythropterus isolate Z2021 chromosome 6, ASM2448905v1, whole genome shotgun sequence:
- the b3galt6 gene encoding beta-1,3-galactosyltransferase 6 translates to MNLVRLVCRHKTALALCVLFLFAVVLLFLAKCTSETLKPAESPGVAPRAESRQKQPAGPPHARELSAFLVVLITTGPKYTERRSIIRSTWLTKQDPEVLYWFVIGTEGLPAEDLQNLGTEQVRHHDLLLLSDLRDSYENLTQKLLHMYSWLDQNVDFKFVLKADDDTFARLDLLKEELKTKEPSRLYWGFFSGRGRVKTAGKWKESTWDLCDYYLPYALGGGYVLSADLVHYVHLNVGFLKIWQSEDVSLGAWLAPVDVKRLHDPRFDTEYKSRGCSNKYLVTHKQSLEDMLEKHQTLQRDGHLCKEEVKLRLSYIYDWSVPPSQCCQRKDGIP, encoded by the coding sequence ATGAATTTGGTCCGTCTTGTGTGTCGTCATAAGACAGCCCTGGCACTTTGTGTCCTCTTCCTATTTGCTGTCGTCCTTTTATTCCTCGCCAAATGTACGTCTGAGACGCTGAAACCAGCCGAGTCCCCAGGGGTGGCGCCGCGGGCCGAGTCACGTCAAAAGCAGCCGGCAGGACCTCCCCATGCCAGAGAGCTCTCTGCGTTCCTGGTCGTTCTCATCACCACGGGGCCAAAGTACACAGAGCGTCGCAGCATTATCCGGAGCACCTGGCTGACCAAGCAGGATCCCGAAGTGCTCTACTGGTTTGTCATTGGCACCGAGGGTTTGCCTGCCGAAGACCTCCAGAACCTCGGAACCGAGCAGGTCCGTCACCATGACCTCCTCTTGCTCTCAGACCTCCGGGATTCGTACGAGAACCTCACGCAGAAACTGCTTCACATGTACTCGTGGTTGGACCAAAACGTGGACTTTAAATTCGTTCTGAAGGCAGATGATGACACCTTTGCCCGCTTGGATCTCCTCAAAGAGGAGTTGAAGACCAAGGAGCCCAGTCGCCTCTACTGGGGCTTCTTCTCTGGCCGTGGCAGAGTGAAAACAGCCGGGAAATGGAAAGAAAGTACTTGGGATCTGTGCGACTACTACTTACCATATGCTCTAGGTGGGGGCTATGTGCTATCCGCTGACCTCGTGCACTACGTGCATCTAAATGTGGGCTTTCTAAAGATCTGGCAGAGTGAGGACGTATCCTTGGGTGCGTGGTTGGCCCCCGTGGACGTGAAGCGGCTTCACGATCCACGCTTCGACACGGAGTACAAGTCGCGCGGCTGCAGCAATAAGTATCTGGTCACACACAAGCAGAGTTTAGAGGACATGTTGGAGAAACATCAGACACTACAGCGAGATGGACACCTGTGCAAAGAGGAAGTCAAACTAAGGCTGTCCTATATTTACGACTGGAGCGTCCCACCTTCCCAGTGTTGCCAGCGGAAGGATGGCATCCCCTGA